The following proteins are encoded in a genomic region of Necator americanus strain Aroian chromosome II, whole genome shotgun sequence:
- a CDS encoding hypothetical protein (NECATOR_CHRII.G5650.T1) has product MEQKANSRFIPKPTGVSKFLHRFWNIATLPLRRIGPGLVFAVTVYVVGYNVGVRWWKGPDHPVNMFTWQRMEGEGLLSEELLQKKKTVMDYYTSRFFGEWTDSFSTSDSV; this is encoded by the exons ATGGAACAAAAGGCGAACTCTAGGTTCATCCCAAAACCTACAGGAGTCTCTAAATTTTTGCATAG ATTCTGGAACATAGCTACATTGCCACTACGACGAATTGGGCCCGGCCTTGTATTCGCTGTTACTGTTTATGTTGTTGGTTACAATGTTGGAGTAAG GTGGTGGAAGGGCCCTGACCATCCCGTGAATATGTTCACTTGGCAAAGAATGGAAGGGGAAGGATTGCTTTCTGAGGAATtgcttcagaaaaagaaaacagtaatGGATTACTACACTTCAAGATTTTTCGGCGAATGGACAGATTCTTTCTCTACTTCTGATTCAGTGTAG
- a CDS encoding hypothetical protein (NECATOR_CHRII.G5651.T2), protein MPPKRTRKKSKALTEVKESDGEDCDDLADSARSLLNHIILTHPKLRIKEIIERGSAATIADLSANFSNASDWLHAQKAALKEMMTEAGAPSRAVPKTPRRGVAFARFRETVEMYISRSLILEEQSSDRMGREDEVQLTTTTQDEPSCEESDGESSYEDAVGGIPMSSEDTVPMRVASAGSHSIGDSVPTSETYVSASENPDRLPEPQHPVHIKVECVTPPTYSCEQPILSIPNVEVPSVTNVVTKQEILSSTRERAGRSVANTLVDESSKRVLRSAARMKVGTSSTSVAKPCDDEAFPSLSRSHQKDVPTAAFPEAEVRAAAGASHTRLPRVIHQHIVTTPCRREFKSAVQRVMDDQEIARALSPKRAVVRTPRSKGNVKTSSHAESINMAAKMKAEASRKEKEQQAAYLREEQCRERAERIRKEREEKALRAQRRREQKEAEEKLKAEELKKKEERDERRREEIRLQKSPARTPSRVVSPARVPRVVPNAQPRSASKVLFPTTPGRVPSKIARIVEADGETSREPTMNTPSRENRRKPFPRKAPTADGSNDGLRVGSTRGETELENKEEQEDNQDWFAKHRERLRLEQDRFTKLNEDRYVEFIKMEVDDVEEEVNLEEELRHMPHGQERKEEQQKENKEEEQRLTEEEERRKRKEHEEAFIREQQRLEQLEAERKKEEERRQKEEQKKLLEEQQKRIIEEEKRLREEAEAEKKEKQRIEKEEAMFRLNVSSSAELHNRHLDNVSMNASHIHNKSSSHHSSYEMTPDKKYKAATNNNYNIDDLSSGDETDEEDAPRKKVPTWAEGAEFRLTIEMQSKKLASGGFDPELYFGEIETPDLVLIFGDKKRYPRRGSSGIWESPIGKPRQGVVPRFLLMSNFSHLIACLLIILLCRSY, encoded by the exons ATGCCTCCAAAACGAACTAGAAAGAAGTCGAAAGCGCTTACTGAAGTGAAAGAGTCGGATGGAGAAGATTGCGATGATCTCGCAGATTCTGCTCGAAGCTTACTCAATCATATTATTCTAACACACCCAAAGCTCAGGATTAAAGAG ATCATAGAGAGAGGGTCGGCAGCGACCATAGCGGACCTGAGCGCTAACTTCTCGAATGCCTCAGACTGGCTCCATGCTCAAAAAGCTGCGCTGAAGGAAATGATGACAGAAGC AGGTGCCCCAAGCAGAGCCGTTCCAAAAACCCCTCGCCGAGGTGTAGCGTTTGCTCGTTTTCGGGAGACAGTTGAGATGTATATAAGTCGTTCATTAATTCTCGAGGAGCAGTCGTCAGATAG GATGGGACGTGAGGACGAGGTCCAACTTACCACTACAACACAG GATGAGCCTTCTTGTGAAGAAAGTGATGGAGAAAGTTCTTACGAAGACGCAGTTGGAGGAATACCAATGAGCTCTGAAGATACTGTACCAATGCGAGTTGCAAGTGCTGGAAGTCACAGTATAGGCGATTCAGTTCCCACGTCAGAAACTTATGTATCTGCAAGTGAGAATCCTGATAGGTTACCGGAACCACAGCATCCTGTTCATATAAAG GTAGAATGCGTAACTCCACCAACTTACTCCTGCGAACAACCAATTTTGTCCATTCCTAACGTGGAAGTGCCCTCAGTTACA AATGTCGTTACTAAGCAAGAAATACTCTCTTCTACTCGAGAACGCGCTGGTAGAAGCGTCGCTAATACTTTGGTGGACGAGTCTTCCAAGAGA GTTCTAAGGTCTGCCGCAAGAATGAAAGTAGGAACAAGTTCT aCGTCTGTAGCTAAACCTTGCGATGATGAAGCGTTCCCTTCATTGTCAAGATCACATCAAAAGGACGTTCCAACTGCTGCATTCCCAGAAGC AGAAGTTCGAGCAGCAGCCGGAGCATCGCACACAAGACTACCAAGGGTAATCCACCAACACATTGTTACGACACCATGTAGGCGGGAATTCAAATCTGCAGTTCAACGTGTAATGGATGATCAG GAAATTGCTCGGGCTTTATCACCAAAGCGTGCTGTTGTACGAACTCCTCGTTCAAAAGGCAACGTTAAAACGTCATCTCACGCTGAAAGCATAAATATG GCAGCAAAGATGAAAGCAGAGGCATCACGCAAGGAGAAGGAACAGCAGGCAGCTTACCTAAGAGAAGAGCAATGCAGAGAGCGTGCTGAACGAATTCGAAAGGAACGCGAGGAGAAGGCGCTAAGA GCCCAAAGAAGACGGGAACAGAAAGAAGCtgaggaaaaattgaaggcGGAGGagttgaagaagaaggaagagcgAGATGAACGAAGGCGAGAAGAGATTCGACTACAGAAGAGTCCAGC GCGGACACCTTCTCGTGTCGTTAGCCCAGCGAGAGTTCCGAGAGTGGTTCCAAACGCTCAGCCACGATCTGCATCAAAG GTTCTATTTCCAACCACCCCAGGACGTGTTCCATCAAAAATAGCAAGGATTGTGGAGGCAGATGGCGAAACGTCACGAGAACCTACAATGAACACG CCATCGCGTGAAAATCGTCGTAAACCATTTCCACGCAAAGCACCTACAGCTGATGGTTCAAATGATGGACTCCGA gtGGGGTCAACTCGAGGGGAAACTGAActagaaaataaggaagagcAGGAAGATAACCAGGACTGGTTTGCGAAACATAGAGAAAG gctGCGCTTGGAACAAGATAGATTCACGAAACTGAATGAAGATCGCTATGTGGAATTCATAAAAATGGAggttgacgatgttgaggaAGAGGTTAATCTCGAAGAAGAACTTCGACATATGCCACATGGtcaagagagaaaagaagagcagcagaaagagaataaagaaGAGGAGCAGAGATTGactgaagaggaagaaagacggaaaaggaaagaacatgAGGAGGCGTTTATCCGGGAACAACAAAGGTTGGAACAGTTAGAAGCGGAGCgtaaaaaagaggaggaacgCCGGCAGAAAGAGGAGCAGAAGAAGCTGTTAGAGGAGCAGCAAAAACGAATAATTGAGGAAGAGAAGAGGTTACGAGAGGAGgctgaagcagaaaaaaaggaaaaacaacgtATTGAAAAGGAGGAGGCTATGTTCCGCCTTAACGTGAGCTCTAGCGCTGAGCTTCATAATCGTCACTTGGACAACGTCAGTATGAAC GCATCCCACATCCATAATAAGTCTTCGTCTCACCATTCCTCTTATGAAATGACACCTGATAAGAAATACAAAGCTGCAACTAATAACAATTACAACATTGATGACCTCTCGAGCGGGGATGAAACCGATGAGgag GACGCTCCACGTAAAAAGGTTCCCACATGGGCAGAGGGAGCGGAATTCCGACTGACGATTGAAATGCAATCAAAGAAACTCGCCAGCGGAGGATTTGATCCTGAGCTTTACTTCGGAGAAATTGAAACT cCAGATCTCGTGTTGATTTTCGGAGATAAAAAAAGGTATCCGCGGCGTGGTTCATCTGGAATTTGGGAGTCACCTATCGGTAAACCACGGCAGGGAGTTG TTCCGCGATTTTTACTTATGAGCAACTTCTCACATCTTATCGCTTGTCTGTTAATTATATTGTTGTGTCGGTCTTATTGA
- a CDS encoding hypothetical protein (NECATOR_CHRII.G5649.T1) has product MKEKEMIMERERSKKGEQQYWPKLQAREGASTNAGTSAIVKQNRIATESKDELERERNEMAKVTTATSISSTAMSSSLLIILRKMNTSFLNLEPMNLALRGFDNQI; this is encoded by the coding sequence atgaaagaaaaagaaatgataatGGAGAGAGAGCGATCAAAGAAAGGAGAGCAACAGTATTGGCCGAAGCTGCAAGCGCGAGAGGGAGCATCCACTAATGCCGGAACTTCAGcaatcgtaaaacaaaatagaataGCTACAGAATCGAAAGATGAactagaaagagaaagaaatgagatgGCGAAGGTCACCACTGCTACTtcgatctcttcgacagccatgtcctcTTCCCTCCTTATCATCTTGAGAAAGATGAACACGTCATTCCTCAATCTTGAGCCCATGAATCTCGCTTTGCGTGGTTTCGACAATCAAATCTGA
- a CDS encoding hypothetical protein (NECATOR_CHRII.G5648.T2), producing MAFYFALLNVSAKRDDRTNTSTSHRHKRRRHSIASVESPVLDYRLLPRPQVVRNELYRDDQPTNARNDGSKQDRVDHSRLNADPNRSASTSRSHNDFIHSQEHDSKHSSRGGSARHQKEHKTSQNKATKKADGGHGHSHPTKKNKQKNETNRVLETRERPSRLYDRTALEREFCEMQVASSSRKDHQERENARKIMNGSAEHSAAKTMDETIRPATAPRGDYRWRGKRPIVVKRRVSPQESSTTSDSRRSSNQSNRSPQRQDSLASSNSSCRTGEAAHTAQSPALSLPVATIHKLSNISMPSKLNDIPRTGTLKKVTFENDLSEYVVSSDFLGDRRVLVRRGSGSAIHRRSITEQLSPSSITTTALRPFAQGTAALAGVAYGAALWAPFSGEREEAPDRQNVTNNAIEETSKRGCVGGLLRRRSTSDRHVVLGFRNEGFRLTNDVTPQAEFARTASGATLVPFAG from the exons ATGGCGTTTTACTTCGCCCTTTTGAATGTGTCGGCAAAGCGCGATGACCGCACGAATACGTCGACATCACATAGGCACAAGCGACGTCGACATAGCATCGCATCGGTGGAAAGTCCGGTTCTGGACTATCGATTACTGCCAAG aCCACAAGTTGTTCGAAATGAACTCTATCGCGACGATCAACCGACAAACGCTCGGAACGATGGGAGCAAACAAGACAGGGTGGATCACTCTCGTCTGAATGCAGATCCAAATCGCAGTGCGTCTACATCGCGATCGCACAACGACTTCATACATTCCCAGGAACACGATTCCAAACATTCGTCTAGAGGTGGAAGCGCTCGACATCAGAAGGAGCACAAAACATCTCAGAACAAAGCAACGAAAAAGGCTGACGGTGGCCACGGTCACTCTCATCCTACAAAGaagaacaagcaaaaaaatgaaacaaaccgTGTTCTCGAAACTCGAGAACGTCCTTCACGCCTCTACGACCGCACCGCTCTGGAACGAGAGTTTTGCGAGATGCAAGTCGCATCCTCTTCCAGGAAGGACCACCAGGAAAGGGAAAACGCTCGTAAGATCATGAATGGATCTGCAGAACATTCCGCCGCGAAAACGATGGACGAGACGATTAGACCTGCTACTGCGCCTAGAGGGGACTACAGATGGAGAGGAAAACGACCGATTGTTGTGAAGAGACGGGTATCGCCACAGGAAAGTTCCACAACGAGTGACAGTCGCAGGTCAAGCAATCAGAGCAATCGCAGCCCACAGAGGCAGGACAGTCTCG CATCGTCGAATTCCTCCTGTCGAACAGGCGAAGCGGCTCACACAGCGCAGTCGCCTGCCTTGTCCTTGCCAGTCGCTACGATTCACAAG CTATCAAACATTTCCATGCCGTCGAAATTGAATGACATCCCACGAACTGGTACACTGAAGAAGGTCACCTTCGAAAACGATTTGTCCGAATACGTTGTGAGCAGTGATTTTTTAG GCGATCGCAGAGTGCTGGTTCGTCGAGGCAGTGGCTCTGCAATTCACCGACGCTCCATCACCGAACAACTTTCGCCGTCCTCGATTACGACGACTGCACTGCGCCCGTTCGCCCAAGGG ACAGCAGCGCTGGCAGGCGTCGCCTATGGCGCTGCATTGTGGGCGCCGTTCTCCGGCGAAAGGGAAGAAGCACCCGATCGGCAGAATGTCACCAACAACGCGATCGAAGAAACCTCTAA ACGAGGATGTGTGGGTGGGCTGCTACGACGTCGCTCCACTTCTGATAGGCATGTCGTGCTTGGATTCCGAAATGAAGGGTTTCGTCTCACGAACGATGTGACACCACAAGCTG
- a CDS encoding hypothetical protein (NECATOR_CHRII.G5652.T1): protein MTTEGGLRQCLTDLTRADTSGDYQKALQAANRIIRRYPKEQYAFKCKLVCLIQLAMYDDALTLLKKTPPSQMGECAFERAYIFYRLEKNDEALEALEACDPKDFRALELKAQLCYRLDRFQEAYDIFRDLLRNHSDSYDDERKANYLAVQAQLEAIGVKQQTNEDNETFEQLYNTACQLIEAGDYDAALTNLDKAINSCRDTLSEEGLDEDEIEDELAMLRVQRAFVLHKMGRKKEAIEIYKSLQAAGPSDVSVVATVANNMASALKDQSLADSRKKLKAALQMDQKKLSTRQRRTLMLNNALVLLHSNQREPCRRALDELVNLFGASRDSRLIEAALCFRLNEYEKAINMLANGDLQMDLTRIHLMINSGKLDEAVTALNKLPVNIRLQPAVVSLAVSLLVSLERKDEALKMLNEAASHTRDLKVQRQVLDQAALLESSRGNSAEAAAYLEKLAEFDPNDIRVLCRLIRAYTDVNPKKAEELSAQVFPETMEEGVDVDSIEESDWILYGEKYKQKKEAKSEVEDTEIVTRKLKNRKRKRKLRLPKNYDPNVPPDPERWLPKQERAAYKKKQKKNRDRDIGRGTQGSASTNPNVEYVSASPSSPRPVAAALPEGPRQLRPKQQPKKKKKPAKF from the exons ATGACAACGGAGGGGGGATTACGCCAATGTCTCACTGACCTGACAAGGGCCGACACTAGTGGTGATTATCAAAAAGCTCTACAAGCAGCTAATCGAA tCATCCGTCGCTATCCAAAAGAACAGTACGCATTCAAGTGCAAGTTGGTATGTCTTATCCAATTAGCTATGTACGACGACGCTCTTACGCTGCTCAAGAAGACACCACCTAGCCAAATGGG tgAGTGTGCTTTTGAAAGAGCATATATTTTCTACCGGCTCGAGAAGAACGATGAAGCATTGGAGGCGCTTGAAGCGTGTGATCCGAAAGACTTTCGCGCTTTGGAGTTGAAAGCTCAGCTTTGCTATCGCTTAGATCGGTTCCAG GAAGCTTATGACATATTTCGAGATTTGCTCCGTAACCACTCTGATAGCTACGATGATGAACGAAAGGCAAATTATCTTGCAGTACAGGCTCAGCTCGAGGCTATAGGAGTTAAACAG CAAACAAACGAAGACAATGAGACATTTGAGCAGCTCTACAATACAGCTTGTCAGCTAATTGAAGCGGGAGATTACGACGCCGCACTGACAAACCTTGACAAAGCCATAA aTTCTTGCCGTGATACTCTGAGCGAGGAGGGCTTGGACGAGGATGAAATTGAAGACGAGTTAGCAATGTTACGTGTTCAGCGCGCTTTTGTATTGCACAAGATGGGTCGAAAAAAGGAAGCCATTGAGATCTACAAGTCTCTTCAAGCAGCTGG GCCGTCTGACGTGAGCGTCGTGGCCACCGTTGCAAACAACATGGCGAGTGCATTGAAGGACCAAAGCCTAGCAGATTCTCGAAAGAAACTGAAGGCTGCTCTGCAAATGGATCAAAAGAAATTATCTACTCGTCAGAGACGTACTCTTATGCTGAACAAT GCTCTCGTATTGCTCCACTCCAATCAAAGAGAGCCTTGTCGACGAGCTTTGGACGAATTGGTGAACCTGTTTGGAGCTTCCAGAGACAGTCGACTGATTGAAGCAGCTTTGTGTTTCAGACTTAACGAATATGAGAAGGCCATCAAC ATGCTAGCAAATGGAGATTTACAGATGGATCTGACTCGAATACACCTAATGATCAACAGCG gaaaactaGACGAAGCGGTAACTGCTCTGAACAAATTACCTGTCAATATTCGTTTGCAACCTGCTGTAGTGAGTCTTGCGGTCAGCCTGTTGGTgtctttagaaagaaaagatgaggCGTTAAAG ATGCTTAATGAAGCTGCTAGTCACACGCGTGATCTAAAAGTCCAGCGACAAGTTCTTGACCAAGCGGCCTTGCTGGAGTCTTCAAGAGGAAACTCTGCCGAAGCCGCCGCCTATCTTGAGAAACTTGCTga GTTTGATCCTAATGATATCCGTGTATTATGTCGACTTATTCGTGCGTACACTGATGTAAACCCAAAAAAGGCTGAGGAACTCAGCGCACAG GTGTTCCCGGAAACAATGGAGGAAGGCGTTGACGTTGATAGTATAGAAGAGAGTGATTGGATTCTTTATGGtgaaaaatataaacagaAGAAGGAGGCAAAATCTGAAGTTGAAGATACG GAAATAGTTACAAGGAAGTTGAAGAACCGCAAAAGAAAGCGGAAGCTCCGCCTTCCAAAGAACTACGACCCGAATGTACCTCCTGATCCAGAAAG GTGGCTGCCGAAGCAGGAGAGAGCCGCTtacaaaaagaagcaaaagaagaacCGTGATCGAGACATTGGACGAGGGACCCAAGGATCTGCATCAACAAATCCTAATGT AGAGTACGTATCGGCTTCGCCAAGTTCTCCAAGACCAGTCGCTGCAGCACTTCCCGAGGGACCTCGTCAGCTGCGACCGAAACAGCagccaaaaaagaagaagaagcctGCAAagttctaa
- a CDS encoding hypothetical protein (NECATOR_CHRII.G5651.T1), with product MPPKRTRKKSKALTEVKESDGEDCDDLADSARSLLNHIILTHPKLRIKEIIERGSAATIADLSANFSNASDWLHAQKAALKEMMTEAGAPSRAVPKTPRRGVAFARFRETVEMYISRSLILEEQSSDRMGREDEVQLTTTTQDEPSCEESDGESSYEDAVGGIPMSSEDTVPMRVASAGSHSIGDSVPTSETYVSASENPDRLPEPQHPVHIKVECVTPPTYSCEQPILSIPNVEVPSVTNVVTKQEILSSTRERAGRSVANTLVDESSKRVLRSAARMKVGTSSTSVAKPCDDEAFPSLSRSHQKDVPTAAFPEAEVRAAAGASHTRLPRVIHQHIVTTPCRREFKSAVQRVMDDQEIARALSPKRAVVRTPRSKGNVKTSSHAESINMAAKMKAEASRKEKEQQAAYLREEQCRERAERIRKEREEKALRAQRRREQKEAEEKLKAEELKKKEERDERRREEIRLQKSPARTPSRVVSPARVPRVVPNAQPRSASKVLFPTTPGRVPSKIARIVEADGETSREPTMNTPSRENRRKPFPRKAPTADGSNDGLRVGSTRGETELENKEEQEDNQDWFAKHRERLRLEQDRFTKLNEDRYVEFIKMEVDDVEEEVNLEEELRHMPHGQERKEEQQKENKEEEQRLTEEEERRKRKEHEEAFIREQQRLEQLEAERKKEEERRQKEEQKKLLEEQQKRIIEEEKRLREEAEAEKKEKQRIEKEEAMFRLNVSSSAELHNRHLDNVSMNASHIHNKSSSHHSSYEMTPDKKYKAATNNNYNIDDLSSGDETDEEDAPRKKVPTWAEGAEFRLTIEMQSKKLASGGFDPELYFGEIETPDLVLIFGDKKRYPRRGSSGIWESPIGKPRQGVGAYQNRLNKRY from the exons ATGCCTCCAAAACGAACTAGAAAGAAGTCGAAAGCGCTTACTGAAGTGAAAGAGTCGGATGGAGAAGATTGCGATGATCTCGCAGATTCTGCTCGAAGCTTACTCAATCATATTATTCTAACACACCCAAAGCTCAGGATTAAAGAG ATCATAGAGAGAGGGTCGGCAGCGACCATAGCGGACCTGAGCGCTAACTTCTCGAATGCCTCAGACTGGCTCCATGCTCAAAAAGCTGCGCTGAAGGAAATGATGACAGAAGC AGGTGCCCCAAGCAGAGCCGTTCCAAAAACCCCTCGCCGAGGTGTAGCGTTTGCTCGTTTTCGGGAGACAGTTGAGATGTATATAAGTCGTTCATTAATTCTCGAGGAGCAGTCGTCAGATAG GATGGGACGTGAGGACGAGGTCCAACTTACCACTACAACACAG GATGAGCCTTCTTGTGAAGAAAGTGATGGAGAAAGTTCTTACGAAGACGCAGTTGGAGGAATACCAATGAGCTCTGAAGATACTGTACCAATGCGAGTTGCAAGTGCTGGAAGTCACAGTATAGGCGATTCAGTTCCCACGTCAGAAACTTATGTATCTGCAAGTGAGAATCCTGATAGGTTACCGGAACCACAGCATCCTGTTCATATAAAG GTAGAATGCGTAACTCCACCAACTTACTCCTGCGAACAACCAATTTTGTCCATTCCTAACGTGGAAGTGCCCTCAGTTACA AATGTCGTTACTAAGCAAGAAATACTCTCTTCTACTCGAGAACGCGCTGGTAGAAGCGTCGCTAATACTTTGGTGGACGAGTCTTCCAAGAGA GTTCTAAGGTCTGCCGCAAGAATGAAAGTAGGAACAAGTTCT aCGTCTGTAGCTAAACCTTGCGATGATGAAGCGTTCCCTTCATTGTCAAGATCACATCAAAAGGACGTTCCAACTGCTGCATTCCCAGAAGC AGAAGTTCGAGCAGCAGCCGGAGCATCGCACACAAGACTACCAAGGGTAATCCACCAACACATTGTTACGACACCATGTAGGCGGGAATTCAAATCTGCAGTTCAACGTGTAATGGATGATCAG GAAATTGCTCGGGCTTTATCACCAAAGCGTGCTGTTGTACGAACTCCTCGTTCAAAAGGCAACGTTAAAACGTCATCTCACGCTGAAAGCATAAATATG GCAGCAAAGATGAAAGCAGAGGCATCACGCAAGGAGAAGGAACAGCAGGCAGCTTACCTAAGAGAAGAGCAATGCAGAGAGCGTGCTGAACGAATTCGAAAGGAACGCGAGGAGAAGGCGCTAAGA GCCCAAAGAAGACGGGAACAGAAAGAAGCtgaggaaaaattgaaggcGGAGGagttgaagaagaaggaagagcgAGATGAACGAAGGCGAGAAGAGATTCGACTACAGAAGAGTCCAGC GCGGACACCTTCTCGTGTCGTTAGCCCAGCGAGAGTTCCGAGAGTGGTTCCAAACGCTCAGCCACGATCTGCATCAAAG GTTCTATTTCCAACCACCCCAGGACGTGTTCCATCAAAAATAGCAAGGATTGTGGAGGCAGATGGCGAAACGTCACGAGAACCTACAATGAACACG CCATCGCGTGAAAATCGTCGTAAACCATTTCCACGCAAAGCACCTACAGCTGATGGTTCAAATGATGGACTCCGA gtGGGGTCAACTCGAGGGGAAACTGAActagaaaataaggaagagcAGGAAGATAACCAGGACTGGTTTGCGAAACATAGAGAAAG gctGCGCTTGGAACAAGATAGATTCACGAAACTGAATGAAGATCGCTATGTGGAATTCATAAAAATGGAggttgacgatgttgaggaAGAGGTTAATCTCGAAGAAGAACTTCGACATATGCCACATGGtcaagagagaaaagaagagcagcagaaagagaataaagaaGAGGAGCAGAGATTGactgaagaggaagaaagacggaaaaggaaagaacatgAGGAGGCGTTTATCCGGGAACAACAAAGGTTGGAACAGTTAGAAGCGGAGCgtaaaaaagaggaggaacgCCGGCAGAAAGAGGAGCAGAAGAAGCTGTTAGAGGAGCAGCAAAAACGAATAATTGAGGAAGAGAAGAGGTTACGAGAGGAGgctgaagcagaaaaaaaggaaaaacaacgtATTGAAAAGGAGGAGGCTATGTTCCGCCTTAACGTGAGCTCTAGCGCTGAGCTTCATAATCGTCACTTGGACAACGTCAGTATGAAC GCATCCCACATCCATAATAAGTCTTCGTCTCACCATTCCTCTTATGAAATGACACCTGATAAGAAATACAAAGCTGCAACTAATAACAATTACAACATTGATGACCTCTCGAGCGGGGATGAAACCGATGAGgag GACGCTCCACGTAAAAAGGTTCCCACATGGGCAGAGGGAGCGGAATTCCGACTGACGATTGAAATGCAATCAAAGAAACTCGCCAGCGGAGGATTTGATCCTGAGCTTTACTTCGGAGAAATTGAAACT cCAGATCTCGTGTTGATTTTCGGAGATAAAAAAAGGTATCCGCGGCGTGGTTCATCTGGAATTTGGGAGTCACCTATCGGTAAACCACGGCAGGGAGTTGGTGCGTATCAGAATAGGTTAAACAAAAGATACTAA
- a CDS encoding hypothetical protein (NECATOR_CHRII.G5648.T1), with translation MSNIFISSTTSSAVFFDSPKMAFYFALLNVSAKRDDRTNTSTSHRHKRRRHSIASVESPVLDYRLLPRPQVVRNELYRDDQPTNARNDGSKQDRVDHSRLNADPNRSASTSRSHNDFIHSQEHDSKHSSRGGSARHQKEHKTSQNKATKKADGGHGHSHPTKKNKQKNETNRVLETRERPSRLYDRTALEREFCEMQVASSSRKDHQERENARKIMNGSAEHSAAKTMDETIRPATAPRGDYRWRGKRPIVVKRRVSPQESSTTSDSRRSSNQSNRSPQRQDSLVTKYVLASSNSSCRTGEAAHTAQSPALSLPVATIHKLSNISMPSKLNDIPRTGTLKKVTFENDLSEYVVSSDFLGDRRVLVRRGSGSAIHRRSITEQLSPSSITTTALRPFAQGTAALAGVAYGAALWAPFSGEREEAPDRQNVTNNAIEETSKRGCVGGLLRRRSTSDRHVVLGFRNEGFRLTNDVTPQAEFARTASGATLVPFAG, from the exons ATGTCTAACATCTTTATCAGTTCTACGACCTCTTCCGCTGTATTTTTCGATTCTCCGAAG ATGGCGTTTTACTTCGCCCTTTTGAATGTGTCGGCAAAGCGCGATGACCGCACGAATACGTCGACATCACATAGGCACAAGCGACGTCGACATAGCATCGCATCGGTGGAAAGTCCGGTTCTGGACTATCGATTACTGCCAAG aCCACAAGTTGTTCGAAATGAACTCTATCGCGACGATCAACCGACAAACGCTCGGAACGATGGGAGCAAACAAGACAGGGTGGATCACTCTCGTCTGAATGCAGATCCAAATCGCAGTGCGTCTACATCGCGATCGCACAACGACTTCATACATTCCCAGGAACACGATTCCAAACATTCGTCTAGAGGTGGAAGCGCTCGACATCAGAAGGAGCACAAAACATCTCAGAACAAAGCAACGAAAAAGGCTGACGGTGGCCACGGTCACTCTCATCCTACAAAGaagaacaagcaaaaaaatgaaacaaaccgTGTTCTCGAAACTCGAGAACGTCCTTCACGCCTCTACGACCGCACCGCTCTGGAACGAGAGTTTTGCGAGATGCAAGTCGCATCCTCTTCCAGGAAGGACCACCAGGAAAGGGAAAACGCTCGTAAGATCATGAATGGATCTGCAGAACATTCCGCCGCGAAAACGATGGACGAGACGATTAGACCTGCTACTGCGCCTAGAGGGGACTACAGATGGAGAGGAAAACGACCGATTGTTGTGAAGAGACGGGTATCGCCACAGGAAAGTTCCACAACGAGTGACAGTCGCAGGTCAAGCAATCAGAGCAATCGCAGCCCACAGAGGCAGGACAGTCTCG TAACCAAGTACGTTCTAGCATCGTCGAATTCCTCCTGTCGAACAGGCGAAGCGGCTCACACAGCGCAGTCGCCTGCCTTGTCCTTGCCAGTCGCTACGATTCACAAG CTATCAAACATTTCCATGCCGTCGAAATTGAATGACATCCCACGAACTGGTACACTGAAGAAGGTCACCTTCGAAAACGATTTGTCCGAATACGTTGTGAGCAGTGATTTTTTAG GCGATCGCAGAGTGCTGGTTCGTCGAGGCAGTGGCTCTGCAATTCACCGACGCTCCATCACCGAACAACTTTCGCCGTCCTCGATTACGACGACTGCACTGCGCCCGTTCGCCCAAGGG ACAGCAGCGCTGGCAGGCGTCGCCTATGGCGCTGCATTGTGGGCGCCGTTCTCCGGCGAAAGGGAAGAAGCACCCGATCGGCAGAATGTCACCAACAACGCGATCGAAGAAACCTCTAA ACGAGGATGTGTGGGTGGGCTGCTACGACGTCGCTCCACTTCTGATAGGCATGTCGTGCTTGGATTCCGAAATGAAGGGTTTCGTCTCACGAACGATGTGACACCACAAGCTG